A portion of the Thalassotalea sp. LPB0316 genome contains these proteins:
- the ruvA gene encoding Holliday junction branch migration protein RuvA translates to MIGRLRGILVEKTAPDIVIECQGVGYEVSMPMTSIYALPEVNEEAIIYTHFVVREDAQLLYGFANKTERKLFRLLIKVNGVGPKLALAILSGMSANQFVSCVAHDDVTTIVKIPGVGKKTAERLLIEMRDKLKDWQTESTTPFTDAAPLLESNDSTFVTTDNKGDAINALISLGYTQGQADKAVKAVFSEDKSSEELIRDSLKAML, encoded by the coding sequence ATGATCGGACGATTACGCGGCATTCTTGTCGAGAAAACAGCACCTGATATTGTGATAGAATGCCAGGGCGTTGGTTACGAAGTTTCAATGCCTATGACGAGCATTTATGCCTTACCGGAGGTTAACGAGGAAGCGATTATTTATACTCACTTTGTTGTCCGGGAAGACGCACAGCTACTTTATGGTTTTGCCAATAAAACCGAGCGTAAATTATTTCGCCTGTTAATCAAGGTTAATGGGGTCGGGCCAAAGCTAGCACTTGCCATTTTATCAGGTATGTCAGCAAACCAGTTTGTTAGCTGTGTTGCGCATGATGATGTGACGACCATAGTGAAAATTCCGGGGGTTGGTAAAAAAACTGCCGAGCGCTTACTGATCGAAATGCGTGACAAGTTAAAAGACTGGCAAACCGAAAGCACGACACCGTTTACCGATGCTGCGCCACTACTTGAGTCAAACGATTCAACTTTTGTTACCACAGATAATAAAGGTGATGCGATTAACGCGTTAATCTCTTTAGGGTATACTCAAGGCCAAGCAGATAAAGCTGTTAAGGCAGTATTTAGCGAAGATAAGTCATCTGAAGAACTAATTCGCGATTCATTAAAAGCAATGCTTTAA
- the cmoA gene encoding carboxy-S-adenosyl-L-methionine synthase CmoA has translation MHTSDTDIIYSNPHAKVKDFNFDEQVVEVFPDMISRSVPGYNTIIDTIGRLSQQYVQANTNIYDLGCSLGAATLAMRKAITASNCQIIGMDTSSAMVERCQRHVAAFKGDTPVTIIEQDILTAKLENASMIVLNFTLQFIERSKRQALINTIAQALVPGGILVLSEKINHENEVCRDLLIDLHHDFKRANGYSELEIAQKRTALENVMKTDSLEVQLERLKNAGFSHATQWFQCFNFTSMVAIK, from the coding sequence ATGCACACTTCTGATACCGATATCATTTATTCTAATCCTCATGCCAAGGTAAAAGACTTTAACTTTGACGAACAGGTTGTTGAAGTATTTCCTGATATGATCTCTCGATCTGTACCTGGCTATAACACTATTATTGATACCATCGGCCGATTGAGCCAACAATACGTGCAAGCCAATACCAACATCTACGATTTGGGTTGCTCGTTAGGCGCTGCAACGCTCGCGATGCGCAAAGCCATTACGGCAAGTAATTGCCAAATCATTGGTATGGACACCTCAAGTGCAATGGTTGAACGTTGCCAACGTCACGTTGCGGCATTTAAGGGGGACACGCCAGTCACGATAATCGAACAAGATATTTTAACCGCTAAACTAGAAAATGCATCGATGATCGTACTCAATTTTACCTTGCAATTTATCGAGCGCTCTAAACGCCAAGCATTGATCAATACAATAGCGCAAGCGCTAGTGCCCGGCGGTATTTTAGTGTTATCAGAAAAAATTAATCACGAAAACGAAGTGTGCCGCGATCTGCTCATTGATTTACACCACGACTTTAAACGCGCAAATGGCTATAGCGAACTAGAAATCGCACAAAAGCGCACGGCCTTAGAAAATGTGATGAAAACCGATAGCTTAGAAGTACAACTTGAGCGCCTAAAAAACGCTGGATTTTCTCACGCAACTCAGTGGTTTCAATGCTTCAACTTTACGTCAATGGTGGCAATTAAATGA
- the cmoB gene encoding tRNA 5-methoxyuridine(34)/uridine 5-oxyacetic acid(34) synthase CmoB, whose protein sequence is MISFNSFYQQIAGNRLNHWLLTLPQQLDDWNRNHLHGEFSQWYKAIDNLPSPEQTTVELSQKVQAGLAEEMSDGERKKLEHLLMKLKPWRKGPYHIHGLHVDTEWRSDFKWDRLKDHISDLTNRYVLDIGCGSGYHLWRMRGAGAKFVVGIDPTQLFLMQFQAIQHFVKDDAVNLLPLGVEQLPELKAFDTVFAMGVLYHRRSPIDFIYQLKSQLNKGGELVLETLIVDGDEHTVLIPGERYAKMRNVWFLPSGKAMCAWLERCGFSNVRWVNTDQTAFEEQRKTPWIDTESLQDFLDKDDPNKTIEGYPAPKRAIFIANA, encoded by the coding sequence ATGATCTCGTTCAACTCTTTTTACCAACAAATTGCCGGAAACCGCCTAAATCACTGGTTATTAACGCTGCCTCAACAACTAGATGATTGGAATAGAAACCATCTACACGGTGAGTTTTCGCAGTGGTATAAAGCGATAGACAATTTACCGAGCCCTGAACAAACAACGGTTGAGTTATCCCAGAAAGTACAAGCTGGCTTGGCTGAGGAGATGAGTGATGGTGAGCGCAAGAAACTCGAACATTTGTTGATGAAACTCAAACCTTGGCGCAAAGGTCCATATCATATTCACGGCCTACACGTTGATACCGAATGGCGCTCAGATTTTAAATGGGATCGGTTAAAAGATCATATCAGCGATTTGACTAATCGTTATGTATTAGATATTGGTTGTGGCAGTGGTTATCACTTGTGGCGAATGCGCGGCGCTGGTGCAAAATTTGTCGTCGGTATCGATCCTACTCAGTTGTTTTTAATGCAGTTTCAAGCTATTCAACACTTTGTTAAAGACGACGCCGTAAACCTGTTGCCGCTTGGTGTTGAACAGTTACCCGAGTTAAAGGCGTTTGATACCGTCTTTGCCATGGGGGTACTTTACCATCGCCGCTCGCCAATTGATTTCATTTATCAGTTAAAAAGCCAACTTAACAAAGGCGGCGAGCTGGTCTTAGAAACATTAATTGTCGATGGTGATGAGCACACCGTATTAATACCAGGCGAGCGTTATGCAAAAATGCGCAATGTTTGGTTTTTACCGAGTGGCAAAGCCATGTGTGCGTGGTTAGAACGTTGTGGCTTTAGTAACGTTAGATGGGTTAATACCGATCAAACCGCCTTTGAAGAGCAGCGAAAAACCCCATGGATAGATACCGAGTCGCTGCAAGACTTCCTCGATAAAGACGACCCCAATAAAACCATTGAAGGTTACCCCGCACCTAAAAGAGCGATTTTTATCGCCAACGCTTAA
- the ruvC gene encoding crossover junction endodeoxyribonuclease RuvC: MTIILGIDPGSRFTGYGVIKQEGRHFTYLGSGCIKAIAQGDDLGTRLQTIFAGVSELIVQFKPDRFAIEQVFMAKNPDSALKLGQARGAAIVAATNAGLVIAEYSARQIKQSVVGTGGANKEQVQHMVTSILKLPGTPQADAADALAVALCHAHSHDSITKLQGQATKTVRRRLR; this comes from the coding sequence TTGACCATTATCTTAGGAATAGATCCCGGCTCTCGTTTCACTGGTTATGGCGTTATTAAACAAGAAGGGCGCCACTTTACTTATTTAGGCAGTGGCTGTATTAAAGCAATTGCCCAAGGTGATGATTTAGGTACGCGACTACAAACGATATTCGCAGGCGTTTCAGAGCTTATTGTTCAATTCAAGCCAGATAGATTTGCCATTGAACAAGTTTTTATGGCGAAAAACCCTGACTCAGCGTTAAAGCTTGGTCAGGCTCGAGGCGCGGCGATCGTCGCAGCGACAAATGCCGGCTTAGTCATTGCCGAATATTCGGCGCGGCAAATTAAACAATCAGTTGTCGGGACAGGTGGTGCCAACAAAGAACAAGTCCAACACATGGTTACGTCAATTTTAAAGTTACCCGGTACGCCGCAAGCCGATGCCGCTGATGCTTTGGCGGTGGCGCTTTGTCACGCCCACTCACACGATTCAATTACTAAACTACAAGGACAAGCGACTAAAACCGTGCGTCGTCGTCTGCGCTAG
- a CDS encoding substrate-binding periplasmic protein, producing MNYLTIILFILFSITSTTTFSNDKSPSELELVTGLAKPPFILENLSSGLQLDLITEILASQNIDVSYIPMPLGRNITGFQRGNVDGVITIPPNYKYPSMYISEPYIYYQNVAVSLSDSHIQLKNIKDLSSYSIIAFQNAKKFLGEEFANVAAYSIDYRELANQKQQIEMLFSRRVEVIVLDINIFKYFVRDNISKVGGMPFEVHYLFPERGYSVGFKKEAHMKLFNAGLETIKANGTYQMIQDNYLL from the coding sequence GTGAACTATTTAACTATCATTCTCTTTATTCTTTTTTCGATAACCTCAACAACAACATTTAGTAACGATAAATCTCCAAGTGAGCTCGAACTCGTGACCGGTTTAGCAAAGCCGCCATTTATCTTAGAAAATCTATCGAGTGGTTTGCAGCTCGATCTCATTACTGAAATATTAGCCTCACAAAATATCGATGTGAGCTATATTCCTATGCCACTTGGCCGTAATATTACGGGTTTCCAGCGTGGTAATGTTGATGGTGTAATCACCATCCCGCCGAATTATAAATATCCAAGTATGTATATATCTGAGCCGTATATTTATTATCAAAATGTCGCGGTGAGCTTATCTGATAGCCACATACAGTTGAAAAATATAAAAGATTTAAGTTCTTACAGTATTATCGCTTTTCAAAACGCCAAGAAATTTTTGGGTGAAGAGTTTGCCAATGTTGCAGCTTACTCAATTGATTATCGAGAGCTAGCTAATCAAAAACAACAAATCGAAATGCTGTTCTCTCGCCGTGTTGAAGTGATTGTGCTTGATATTAATATTTTTAAATACTTTGTTCGAGATAACATTAGCAAAGTCGGTGGTATGCCGTTTGAAGTGCATTATCTGTTTCCCGAGCGAGGCTATTCGGTAGGCTTTAAAAAAGAAGCGCACATGAAGCTTTTTAATGCGGGGCTAGAGACGATAAAAGCCAATGGCACTTATCAAATGATCCAAGATAATTACTTACTATAG
- a CDS encoding VOC family protein gives MSDKKVGDFAWLDISVENAPQLRDFYQKVIGWQVEEVSMGNYSDYSMVNPNTKEPVSGICHATGYNANMPAMWLPYFLVENAEQALNDALAMGAQQLDELKTMGADRFVVIKDPAGACCALYQRGA, from the coding sequence ATGTCAGATAAAAAAGTCGGTGATTTTGCGTGGCTAGATATTAGTGTTGAGAATGCGCCACAACTAAGAGATTTTTACCAAAAAGTCATTGGTTGGCAGGTAGAAGAAGTCTCGATGGGAAATTATAGTGATTATTCGATGGTCAACCCGAATACCAAAGAACCGGTTAGCGGTATTTGTCATGCGACTGGGTACAACGCCAATATGCCAGCGATGTGGCTGCCATACTTTCTTGTAGAAAATGCTGAACAGGCACTCAATGACGCGTTAGCAATGGGGGCTCAACAACTTGATGAGCTTAAAACCATGGGGGCAGATCGTTTTGTTGTCATTAAAGATCCCGCTGGTGCCTGTTGTGCTTTGTACCAGCGAGGGGCATAA
- a CDS encoding anti-phage deoxyguanosine triphosphatase, with product MNNPWHQRQFIKVSKRQDDHRSSFQRDRARILHSAAFRRLQSKTQVMGSGQSDFFRTRLTHSLEAAQIGSGITAQLRSKFADECDFLAINDDALIESICLAHDIGHPPFGHGGEVALHYMMREHGGFEGNGQTLRIVAKLEPFSEKNGMNLSRRTLLGLIKYPNTLCHLSHNDTPPAVANFRQLKASQWHPPKGYYSDDQDVMDWLLAPLAIDDKRLFSSTQEKSVGHDKTLYKSIDCSIMELADDIAYGIHDMEDAIVTGVVNKRDFIDHVVQPLLSIDDEWVLSIARDLADNLFSDEHYRQKDAIGSLVNYLITHIVIEDLNSAKQTNFAEPLLRYNAVLPVTPNKVLKIFKDFVFKCVIKQPHIQRIEYRGQQIVMELFEALASDPQRLLPKNTLKRYTEAQYNQENPYRVISDYVAGMTDDYATRLYRTLFAPSMSQGFYESNR from the coding sequence ATGAATAACCCATGGCACCAACGACAGTTTATCAAAGTATCAAAGCGCCAAGACGATCACCGCAGTTCATTTCAACGCGACCGTGCGCGAATTTTGCACTCAGCAGCCTTTCGCCGACTACAATCAAAAACTCAAGTTATGGGCAGTGGACAAAGTGACTTTTTTAGAACGCGCCTAACTCATTCGTTAGAGGCCGCGCAAATAGGCTCAGGGATCACTGCTCAACTTCGCTCTAAATTTGCCGACGAATGCGACTTTCTTGCGATCAATGATGACGCGCTAATTGAGTCTATTTGTTTAGCGCATGATATTGGTCACCCGCCGTTCGGTCATGGTGGTGAAGTTGCTCTGCACTACATGATGCGAGAGCACGGTGGATTTGAAGGAAACGGCCAAACGTTGCGAATTGTTGCTAAGCTAGAACCTTTTAGTGAAAAAAACGGTATGAATTTATCACGCCGCACCTTATTAGGGTTAATTAAATACCCTAATACCTTATGTCATTTATCTCATAACGACACACCGCCAGCCGTGGCAAATTTTAGACAGTTAAAAGCGAGCCAGTGGCACCCACCTAAAGGCTATTACAGCGATGATCAAGATGTAATGGATTGGTTACTTGCGCCACTAGCTATTGATGACAAACGTCTATTTAGTAGTACCCAAGAAAAATCCGTGGGTCATGATAAGACGTTATATAAGTCGATCGACTGCTCTATTATGGAATTAGCAGACGACATTGCCTACGGTATTCACGATATGGAAGATGCCATTGTCACCGGCGTGGTTAATAAACGCGACTTTATTGATCACGTTGTACAGCCACTACTGTCGATAGATGACGAATGGGTTTTGAGCATAGCTCGAGATTTAGCCGACAATTTATTTAGTGATGAACACTATCGGCAAAAGGATGCCATAGGTTCATTAGTCAACTATTTGATCACTCACATTGTGATTGAAGATCTTAATAGCGCTAAACAAACTAACTTTGCTGAGCCGCTGCTGCGCTATAATGCAGTGCTACCAGTAACACCAAATAAAGTACTGAAAATTTTTAAAGACTTTGTTTTCAAGTGTGTCATCAAGCAGCCACACATTCAGCGCATAGAGTATCGCGGACAACAAATTGTGATGGAACTATTTGAAGCCTTAGCGAGTGATCCGCAGCGACTACTGCCAAAAAACACGCTCAAGCGATACACTGAAGCCCAATACAATCAAGAGAACCCTTATCGTGTTATCTCTGATTATGTTGCAGGTATGACTGATGATTACGCAACGCGCTTATACCGCACGCTATTCGCTCCGAGCATGAGCCAGGGTTTTTATGAGTCGAACCGCTAA
- the aspS gene encoding aspartate--tRNA ligase, with product MRTLYCGEVNESHIGQEITLTGWVNRRRDLGAVIFLDLRDREGLVQVVYDPDLPEVLEKANTLRNEFCVQVKGKVRARPEGQVNKDMATGAIEVLGLDLTILNKSAPLPLDFNQENSEENRLKYRYLDLRRVEMTERLKFRAKVTSAVRQSLEAQGFLDIETPILTAATPEGARDYLVPSRTHKGKFFALPQSPQLFKQLLMMSGMDRYYQIVKCFRDEDLRADRQPEFTQIDIETSFMSAEQVMGVAETMIRELFIKLMDVDLGEFPRMTYAEAMQRFGSDKPDLRNPLEIVDVADILKDVEFKVFSGPANDDKGRVSVICVPDGAAKFSRKNIDDLTKFVGIYGAKGMPWMKVNDIDAGLEGLQSPILKFLNEAAVSALLSRVNAKSGDIIFFGSDTYNVVTESLGALRLKLGEDLGLVSDEWKPLWVVDFPMFEEVDGHLHAIHHPFTAPSNMTPAQLAENPVGALSDAYDMVLNGCELGGGSVRIFDQEMQATVFRILGISDEEAKEKFGFLLEALEYGAPPHAGLAFGLDRLVMLMTGASSIRDVMAFPKTTTAACPLTNAPGVANPTQLAELNITSTVESDTEDA from the coding sequence ATGCGAACTCTTTATTGTGGTGAGGTTAACGAATCTCACATTGGCCAAGAAATTACTTTAACTGGTTGGGTAAACCGTCGTCGTGACTTAGGTGCCGTGATTTTTCTTGATTTACGTGATCGCGAGGGTTTAGTACAGGTTGTTTATGATCCAGATTTACCTGAAGTGTTGGAAAAAGCCAACACCTTACGCAACGAGTTTTGTGTTCAGGTTAAAGGTAAAGTGCGCGCTCGTCCTGAAGGCCAAGTAAATAAAGATATGGCAACCGGAGCGATTGAGGTCTTGGGTTTAGATTTAACTATCCTCAATAAATCAGCGCCATTACCGCTTGATTTTAATCAAGAAAACTCTGAAGAAAATCGCCTTAAATACCGCTATTTAGACCTACGCCGCGTTGAAATGACAGAGCGTTTAAAGTTCCGCGCTAAAGTCACTTCTGCTGTTCGTCAATCACTAGAAGCACAGGGCTTCCTTGATATCGAAACGCCAATCTTAACGGCCGCAACACCAGAAGGTGCACGTGACTACTTAGTACCGAGTCGCACTCACAAGGGTAAATTCTTTGCATTACCGCAATCACCACAATTGTTTAAACAATTGCTGATGATGTCAGGCATGGATCGTTATTATCAAATCGTAAAGTGTTTCCGCGACGAAGATTTACGTGCTGATCGCCAACCAGAATTTACTCAAATCGATATTGAAACCTCATTTATGTCTGCTGAGCAGGTGATGGGGGTTGCTGAAACCATGATCCGCGAATTATTCATAAAGTTAATGGATGTGGATTTAGGCGAGTTTCCACGCATGACCTACGCTGAAGCGATGCAGCGCTTTGGTTCAGATAAGCCTGATTTGCGTAACCCTTTAGAAATTGTCGATGTAGCTGACATTTTAAAGGATGTTGAATTTAAAGTATTCTCGGGCCCAGCCAACGATGATAAAGGTCGCGTATCTGTCATTTGTGTGCCTGACGGCGCCGCAAAATTCTCGCGTAAAAACATAGACGATTTAACTAAGTTTGTTGGTATTTACGGCGCCAAAGGCATGCCGTGGATGAAGGTTAACGATATAGATGCTGGTTTAGAAGGCCTACAGTCACCTATTTTAAAATTCTTAAACGAAGCAGCGGTTTCTGCGTTACTTAGCCGTGTGAATGCGAAATCTGGTGATATTATTTTCTTCGGCTCAGACACATACAATGTTGTGACAGAATCACTTGGCGCACTGCGTTTGAAATTAGGTGAAGATCTTGGTCTTGTATCAGACGAGTGGAAACCGTTATGGGTTGTCGACTTCCCGATGTTTGAAGAAGTAGACGGCCACTTACATGCTATTCATCACCCGTTTACTGCGCCGAGCAATATGACACCGGCTCAGTTGGCTGAAAACCCAGTTGGCGCGCTATCAGACGCCTACGATATGGTTTTAAACGGTTGTGAATTAGGTGGTGGCTCTGTTCGTATTTTTGATCAAGAAATGCAGGCAACAGTCTTTAGAATTTTAGGCATCAGCGATGAAGAAGCAAAAGAGAAATTCGGCTTCTTACTTGAAGCATTAGAATACGGTGCGCCACCACATGCTGGCTTAGCATTTGGTTTAGATCGCCTAGTCATGCTAATGACGGGTGCTAGTTCTATTCGCGATGTTATGGCATTCCCGAAAACAACTACCGCGGCGTGTCCATTAACCAATGCGCCAGGTGTTGCAAACCCAACGCAACTAGCTGAACTAAACATTACCAGCACAGTCGAGAGCGATACTGAAGACGCGTAA
- a CDS encoding transporter substrate-binding domain-containing protein, protein MKYVIGLLVWIGSLCWVFPAWSQAPSEQAFRSDIKSVTIAVNTSSYPYHFKNQQGQPDGLIIDYWRKWAEKTNIAIDFQFMEWSQTIDRVANGEIDIHAGLASSVKRSRYLDFTDKFFDSNSYIFLRADLANINNLNQLSPYTVGVVKNSAHVEVLNKLWPNLTLRLYDSRYQLYQAALDGEIMAIAGVDQLSKQFDKHSELISIFPAHKRIEYYKNAFVGAVKKGNTKLLNTINQGFALFDIDERNVIERKWFGVEKNRDVLKLAFSNNLPPYMATSPTGKPQGMFIDIWRLWSKYSGEKIEFIGDEQSAAVDLVKNGLADIHIAFPENLLAPSGLTAAYELYGVTSTVFVKSMFDFTRLEDMSGMRVAVFTTAPYLPKLRHTYPNIEFVLFTNHQDMINAAERNEVSGMISSYENMMAHLIRQHLQNSYYVLDEPLFTAKVFSLISPFNDALMTRIQEGFALIPIEELIRLENVWSQQKGFSYFDQVSKKVKLTPQEQAWLLEHPIVKVGVETDFAPFERLTETGQPEGINIDFYRLLQERTGLEFNFTYYKSWQDTFDSLVNGEVDLIAGITETPERRKDLLFTEQYWDMPWVALYPNRLGNKKTMNDFKGQRIAITKGYYLTSYLRENYTDINILVVDHPEEGYLAMQQNKADALLQPLASAAEFYKRETLSLISMSVMEDLPLDNSSFATRKNNEILHAIVNKALATITSTEKDDIYERWFDIQITTGLDKNYVVRVASQIGGFVIIVIIIIIFWNRRLYVEIRRREALEKEMKHLATHDSLTGLPNRNLLKDRITQAIAIHQRQNKLMAVLFIDLDGFKNINDTHGHDVGDELLITLGHRLSSCVRKSDTLARFGGDEFVLLLTGLNSRDEAGFIAEKILKITQQPFNLSSGQSFVGCSIGIAMYPEDGTDEVELLKIADTLMYRVKANGKNHYQFNTP, encoded by the coding sequence TTGAAATATGTAATCGGCTTGCTAGTGTGGATAGGGTCGTTATGTTGGGTATTCCCTGCTTGGTCTCAAGCACCGTCAGAACAGGCGTTTAGGTCTGATATTAAATCGGTCACGATTGCGGTCAATACATCTTCTTATCCATATCATTTTAAAAATCAACAAGGTCAACCCGATGGTTTGATCATTGATTATTGGCGCAAGTGGGCAGAAAAAACCAATATCGCAATTGACTTTCAGTTTATGGAATGGAGTCAGACCATTGACCGTGTTGCCAATGGCGAAATCGACATTCACGCGGGATTGGCATCGTCAGTAAAGCGTTCTCGCTATTTAGACTTTACCGATAAATTCTTCGATTCCAATAGTTATATCTTTTTGCGGGCAGATTTAGCTAATATCAATAATTTAAATCAGCTTAGCCCTTATACCGTAGGCGTCGTTAAAAATTCCGCGCATGTTGAGGTGTTAAACAAGTTATGGCCCAACTTAACGCTCAGACTCTATGACTCGCGCTATCAGTTATACCAAGCTGCACTAGATGGCGAGATTATGGCTATTGCCGGTGTTGATCAACTCTCCAAGCAGTTTGATAAACACAGTGAACTGATTAGTATTTTTCCTGCGCACAAGCGTATTGAGTATTATAAAAACGCCTTTGTTGGTGCAGTTAAAAAAGGCAACACTAAATTGCTTAATACCATTAACCAAGGCTTTGCGTTATTTGATATTGATGAACGAAATGTCATCGAGCGCAAGTGGTTTGGTGTCGAGAAAAATCGCGATGTCTTAAAGCTTGCCTTTTCAAATAATTTACCTCCGTATATGGCAACGTCGCCAACCGGTAAACCGCAAGGGATGTTTATTGATATCTGGCGTCTTTGGTCGAAGTATTCCGGCGAAAAAATAGAATTTATCGGCGATGAACAATCAGCCGCGGTCGATTTAGTTAAAAATGGCTTAGCTGATATACACATTGCTTTTCCCGAAAACTTATTAGCACCCAGTGGTCTTACGGCAGCCTATGAATTATACGGTGTCACTTCAACAGTTTTTGTTAAGAGTATGTTCGACTTTACTCGTTTAGAAGATATGTCGGGTATGCGTGTTGCCGTGTTCACAACCGCACCTTATCTGCCCAAGCTGCGTCACACCTACCCGAATATCGAGTTCGTTTTATTTACTAATCATCAAGATATGATTAATGCTGCTGAGCGAAATGAAGTGAGTGGCATGATTAGCTCATACGAAAATATGATGGCTCACCTAATTCGCCAACATTTACAAAATAGCTATTACGTGCTCGATGAACCTTTATTTACCGCTAAAGTATTTTCATTGATCAGCCCGTTTAACGATGCATTGATGACACGTATTCAAGAAGGCTTTGCACTTATTCCCATCGAAGAGTTGATTCGTTTAGAAAATGTATGGTCTCAGCAAAAAGGGTTTAGTTATTTCGACCAAGTGTCTAAAAAAGTAAAACTCACACCTCAAGAGCAAGCTTGGTTACTCGAGCACCCGATAGTCAAAGTTGGTGTAGAAACAGATTTCGCGCCATTTGAGCGCTTAACTGAAACGGGTCAACCTGAAGGAATAAATATCGACTTTTACCGGTTGTTGCAAGAGCGAACAGGGCTTGAATTTAATTTTACTTACTATAAGTCTTGGCAAGATACCTTTGATAGTTTGGTTAACGGTGAGGTTGATCTAATTGCCGGTATTACCGAAACACCAGAACGACGAAAAGATCTTTTATTTACTGAGCAATACTGGGATATGCCATGGGTTGCGTTATACCCCAACCGTTTGGGTAATAAAAAGACCATGAACGACTTTAAAGGTCAGCGTATCGCTATTACAAAGGGTTACTATTTAACGTCTTATTTGCGAGAAAATTATACAGATATTAATATTCTTGTCGTTGATCACCCCGAAGAGGGTTACTTAGCGATGCAACAAAATAAAGCTGATGCTTTATTACAACCCTTGGCATCGGCAGCGGAATTTTATAAGCGAGAAACCTTGAGTTTAATTTCAATGTCGGTCATGGAAGATTTGCCACTCGATAATTCAAGCTTTGCCACGAGAAAAAACAACGAGATATTACATGCTATTGTCAATAAAGCGTTGGCTACCATCACTAGCACGGAAAAAGATGATATTTATGAGCGCTGGTTTGATATTCAAATAACGACGGGCTTAGATAAAAACTATGTCGTTCGTGTCGCGTCACAAATCGGCGGCTTTGTGATTATCGTGATCATTATCATTATTTTTTGGAACCGACGTTTATACGTTGAAATAAGGCGTCGTGAGGCGTTAGAAAAAGAAATGAAGCACCTGGCGACACATGATTCATTAACCGGGTTACCTAACCGTAATTTGCTAAAAGATCGCATTACTCAGGCAATAGCCATTCACCAAAGACAAAATAAGTTAATGGCAGTGTTGTTTATCGATCTAGATGGCTTCAAGAACATCAATGATACGCACGGTCACGATGTTGGCGATGAATTGTTGATTACCTTAGGGCATCGACTAAGTAGCTGTGTGCGCAAGTCTGATACCTTAGCGCGCTTTGGCGGAGATGAATTCGTGCTTTTATTAACGGGCCTAAACAGTAGAGATGAGGCCGGCTTTATCGCTGAAAAAATCCTTAAAATTACTCAGCAACCGTTTAACTTATCGTCAGGGCAATCGTTTGTTGGCTGCAGTATTGGCATTGCTATGTATCCAGAAGATGGCACAGATGAGGTTGAGTTATTAAAAATCGCCGATACCTTGATGTATCGGGTCAAAGCTAACGGTAAAAATCACTATCAATTTAACACACCCTAG